From Halomicrobium salinisoli, the proteins below share one genomic window:
- a CDS encoding AMP-dependent synthetase/ligase, producing the protein MSDDGPRDRGEGALAAHDGTIPELFEASADRNADRAAQLYKGVGGRSLTGTAVPRPLRGEYEALTYAEMRSVVRRLAAGFRDLGVEPGDRVAIYADTRMEWALTDFALLAAGAVVTTVYTGASTEQVRHLLADPGASGVVVGGAEQLERVRAVEDDLPVAFAVAMDDVDADARTLADVYERGADAYDEDTYRSWLAERDASDLASLVYTSGTTGEPKGVRLTHRNFRANADQMYRRLGPGPERGPDVPALSADTTTVSVLPLAHVFERLVGHFLMFGAGATVGYAASPATFADDLAAIRPNAGAAVPRLYERLFDGMRERAGESPLGERVFSWAVDVAREWARADDPGPWLRARHAVADRLVYGDVREALGGELGFMISGGGSLPTALCETYVGMGVPILEGYGLTEASPVVSVNPPDDVRPGTLGPPVPGADVRIDSSVVDAEDFDADGEVGELLVRGPNVADGYWNRPEATAETFADEAPAPAAAVESDGGATGRSAVGGEGPWLRTGDVVERTGDGYLVFHDRLTDLFVLSTGKNVAPRPVEDALATSDRIDQSMLVGDGRSRVGALIVPNVAAVRRWADREGLDLPDDRAALCRDERVREWIGEAVDDVNAGLDRPAKVREFALVAGPWTADNGLLTPSLKKRRAEIWERHADAIERIYGE; encoded by the coding sequence ATGTCCGATGACGGGCCCCGCGACCGGGGCGAGGGTGCGCTCGCGGCCCACGACGGGACGATTCCGGAGCTGTTCGAGGCGAGCGCGGACCGGAACGCCGACCGCGCCGCGCAGCTGTACAAGGGCGTCGGCGGCCGCTCGCTGACCGGGACGGCCGTCCCGCGCCCGCTCCGGGGCGAGTACGAGGCGCTCACCTACGCGGAGATGCGGTCGGTCGTCCGCCGGCTGGCGGCCGGCTTCCGCGACCTGGGCGTCGAGCCCGGCGACCGCGTCGCCATCTACGCGGACACGCGAATGGAGTGGGCGCTGACCGACTTCGCGCTGCTGGCCGCGGGCGCCGTCGTGACGACCGTCTACACGGGCGCCTCGACCGAGCAGGTGCGGCACCTGCTGGCGGACCCCGGCGCGAGCGGCGTCGTGGTCGGCGGCGCCGAGCAACTGGAGCGGGTCCGCGCGGTCGAGGACGACCTGCCCGTCGCGTTCGCCGTCGCGATGGACGACGTCGACGCGGACGCCCGGACGCTGGCCGACGTCTACGAGCGCGGCGCGGACGCCTACGACGAGGACACCTACCGGTCGTGGCTCGCCGAGCGGGACGCCTCGGACCTGGCCAGCCTCGTCTACACGTCGGGGACGACCGGCGAGCCGAAGGGCGTGCGGCTCACCCACCGGAACTTCCGGGCCAACGCCGACCAGATGTACCGCCGGCTCGGTCCCGGGCCCGAACGGGGCCCGGACGTCCCGGCGCTGTCGGCCGACACGACGACGGTCTCCGTCCTGCCGCTGGCGCACGTCTTCGAGCGCCTCGTGGGCCACTTCCTGATGTTCGGCGCCGGCGCGACGGTCGGCTACGCGGCGTCGCCGGCGACGTTCGCCGACGACCTCGCGGCGATCCGACCGAACGCCGGCGCAGCCGTTCCCCGCCTCTACGAGCGCCTCTTCGACGGGATGCGCGAGCGGGCCGGCGAGTCGCCGCTGGGCGAGCGCGTCTTCTCCTGGGCGGTCGACGTCGCCCGCGAGTGGGCGCGAGCCGACGACCCCGGACCGTGGCTGCGGGCCCGCCACGCCGTCGCGGACCGCCTCGTCTACGGCGACGTCCGCGAAGCGCTCGGCGGGGAACTGGGGTTCATGATCAGCGGCGGCGGGAGCCTCCCGACGGCGCTGTGCGAGACCTACGTCGGGATGGGCGTACCGATCCTGGAGGGGTACGGCCTCACCGAGGCGTCACCGGTCGTCTCGGTCAATCCGCCGGACGACGTCCGCCCGGGGACGCTGGGACCGCCGGTCCCTGGCGCCGACGTCCGGATCGATTCGTCGGTCGTCGACGCCGAGGACTTCGACGCCGACGGCGAGGTGGGCGAGCTGCTCGTCCGCGGTCCGAACGTCGCCGACGGCTACTGGAACCGCCCGGAGGCGACCGCCGAGACGTTCGCCGACGAGGCGCCGGCCCCCGCCGCGGCCGTCGAGTCCGACGGCGGGGCCACTGGCCGCTCCGCAGTGGGGGGCGAGGGGCCCTGGCTCCGCACCGGCGACGTCGTCGAACGGACGGGCGACGGCTACCTCGTCTTCCACGACCGGCTGACCGACCTGTTCGTGCTCTCGACGGGGAAGAACGTCGCGCCACGGCCCGTCGAGGACGCCCTCGCGACGAGCGACCGGATCGACCAGAGCATGCTCGTCGGCGACGGGCGCAGCCGCGTCGGCGCGCTGATCGTCCCGAACGTCGCGGCGGTCCGGCGGTGGGCCGATCGGGAGGGACTGGACCTCCCCGACGACCGCGCGGCGCTGTGTCGCGACGAGCGGGTCCGCGAGTGGATCGGCGAGGCCGTCGACGACGTCAACGCCGGCCTCGACCGGCCGGCGAAGGTCCGCGAATTCGCCCTCGTTGCCGGGCCGTGGACGGCCGATAACGGCCTGCTCACGCCGTCGCTGAAGAAGCGACGGGCGGAGATCTGGGAGCGCCACGCCGACGCGATAGAGCGGATCTACGGGGAGTGA
- a CDS encoding PrkA family serine protein kinase: protein MTAEEYIDRADDTLDRTYEEPKPLSAYVESVLEQPELASHAAKYLLDAIEEAGTRTVIEEGEEKERYRFFDDPHNDGEHAILGNTEVLNGLVDDLRSIAAGRGKDEKIIWLEGPTATGKSELKRCLINGLREYSKTPEGRRYTVEWNVAAAGSGDAGLTYADDPVEDEDDWYESPVQVHPLAVFPDEVREELLAELNERLDDHVDVQVEGKLDPFSREAYDYLEEQYRREGVEDLFSAVTGPEHLRVKNFVVDVGQGIGVLHSEDEGSPKERLVGSWMHGMLRELDSRGRKNPQAFSYDGVLSQGNGLLTVVEDAAQHADLLQKLLNVPDEGHVKLDKGIGMDIDTQLIIISNPDLEARLNQHADREGQDPLKALKRRLDKREFSYLTNLSLEAELLRRELTNETSVWQADSWDEMESWIQEPLTVQVRDSSAAVSDMELAPHTVEAAALYAVVSRLDGGAIPAGLDLVDKALLFDRGYLQEGDERIDVEDFEFAEDADDGEGGIPVTFTRDVIADLLHEARDRHHPDLPVEDVIMPRDVLNEMAERLDTAPVFSPGEAADFEERVVPVKNHVFAEQESDVLDAVMRDKRVDVETVEEYIEHVYAWESDEQIENERGEYVDPDPLTMKVFEVEHLGRFTEANYDGNDPDEAVRQFRTDKIITALNRHAWRQRDDEFRVGDVNPKEIPVIETVLGSHDWDDVKRTYEDFDPRQWDDPPSGTETADLKAKTIRNMQELFDYSEASAELTSRHVMSQVSYRWD from the coding sequence ATGACCGCCGAGGAGTACATCGACCGCGCCGACGACACGCTCGACCGGACCTACGAGGAGCCAAAGCCCCTGTCGGCGTACGTCGAGAGCGTCCTGGAGCAGCCGGAACTGGCCTCCCACGCCGCGAAGTACCTGCTGGACGCCATCGAGGAGGCCGGCACCCGCACCGTCATCGAGGAGGGCGAGGAGAAGGAGCGCTACCGCTTCTTCGACGACCCCCACAACGACGGCGAGCACGCCATCCTCGGCAACACCGAGGTGCTCAACGGGCTCGTCGACGACCTGCGGTCGATCGCCGCCGGCCGCGGCAAGGACGAGAAGATCATCTGGCTGGAGGGGCCGACGGCGACGGGCAAGTCCGAGCTCAAGCGCTGCCTGATCAACGGCCTCCGGGAGTACTCGAAGACGCCCGAGGGCCGGCGCTACACGGTCGAGTGGAACGTCGCCGCGGCGGGGTCCGGCGACGCCGGGCTCACCTACGCGGACGACCCGGTCGAGGACGAGGACGACTGGTACGAGAGCCCCGTCCAGGTCCACCCGCTGGCCGTCTTCCCCGACGAGGTCCGCGAGGAGCTGCTCGCGGAGCTCAACGAGCGGCTGGACGACCACGTCGACGTCCAGGTCGAGGGCAAGCTCGACCCCTTCTCCCGGGAGGCCTACGACTACCTCGAGGAGCAGTACCGCCGCGAGGGCGTCGAGGACCTCTTCTCGGCGGTGACGGGGCCCGAGCACCTGCGCGTGAAGAACTTCGTCGTCGACGTCGGACAGGGCATCGGCGTCCTCCACTCCGAGGACGAGGGGTCGCCGAAGGAGCGGCTCGTCGGCTCGTGGATGCACGGCATGCTCCGCGAACTGGACTCCCGCGGGCGGAAGAACCCGCAGGCCTTTAGCTACGACGGCGTGCTCTCGCAGGGCAACGGCCTGCTCACGGTGGTCGAGGACGCCGCCCAGCACGCCGACCTGCTCCAGAAGCTGCTGAACGTCCCCGACGAGGGCCACGTCAAGCTGGACAAGGGCATCGGGATGGACATCGACACCCAGCTCATCATCATCTCCAATCCCGACCTCGAGGCGCGGCTCAACCAGCACGCCGACCGCGAGGGCCAGGACCCGCTGAAGGCCCTGAAGCGCCGCCTCGACAAGCGGGAGTTCTCGTACCTGACGAACCTCTCGCTGGAGGCGGAGCTTTTGCGCCGCGAGCTGACCAACGAGACGTCCGTCTGGCAGGCCGACTCCTGGGACGAGATGGAGTCGTGGATCCAGGAGCCCCTGACCGTCCAGGTCCGGGACTCCAGCGCGGCGGTCTCGGACATGGAGCTCGCGCCCCACACCGTCGAGGCGGCGGCGCTGTACGCCGTCGTCTCGCGGCTCGACGGCGGGGCGATCCCGGCCGGCCTCGACCTGGTGGACAAGGCCCTGCTGTTCGACCGGGGCTACCTCCAGGAGGGCGACGAGCGGATCGACGTCGAGGACTTCGAGTTCGCCGAGGACGCCGACGACGGCGAGGGCGGCATCCCCGTGACCTTCACGCGGGACGTCATCGCCGACCTGCTCCACGAGGCGCGGGACCGCCACCACCCGGACCTGCCCGTCGAGGACGTCATCATGCCCCGCGACGTGCTCAACGAGATGGCCGAGCGGCTGGACACGGCGCCGGTCTTTTCGCCCGGCGAGGCCGCCGATTTCGAGGAGCGGGTCGTCCCCGTCAAGAACCACGTCTTCGCCGAGCAGGAGTCGGACGTCTTAGACGCCGTCATGCGGGACAAGCGCGTCGACGTCGAGACCGTCGAGGAGTACATCGAGCACGTCTACGCCTGGGAGTCCGACGAGCAGATCGAGAACGAGCGCGGCGAGTACGTCGACCCCGACCCGCTGACGATGAAGGTCTTCGAGGTCGAGCACCTCGGCCGCTTCACCGAGGCCAACTACGACGGCAACGACCCCGACGAGGCCGTCAGGCAGTTCCGGACGGACAAGATCATCACGGCACTGAACCGCCACGCCTGGCGCCAGCGCGACGACGAGTTCCGCGTCGGCGACGTCAACCCCAAGGAGATTCCCGTCATCGAGACGGTGCTGGGCAGCCACGACTGGGACGACGTCAAGCGCACCTACGAGGACTTCGACCCGCGCCAGTGGGACGACCCGCCCAGCGGTACCGAGACGGCCGACCTCAAGGCGAAGACGATCCGGAACATGCAGGAGCTGTTCGACTACAGCGAGGCCTCGGCCGAGCTGACCAGCCGCCACGTCATGAGCCAGGTGAGCTACAGATGGGACTGA
- a CDS encoding YeaH/YhbH family protein produces MGLRDDLERYREVGENRRQDLAEFIQYGDLGQSRQDSVQIPIKIVDLPEFAYDQRDMGGVGQGQGGQPEPGQPVGDPEPGDGDEDGDPGEEGADHEYYEMDPEEFAQELDEQLGLDLDPKGKTVVEETEGDFTDITRTGPSSTLDFERLFKQGLKRKLAMDFDRDYVREALKVDGWGPTSVFEWARDESIPVSKPWLDEAYEEIPRDERAEWDSIEEMEANVDRVDTAARIRREGVDQIPFRREDERYRYPEIVEEREKNVVVVNIRDVSGSMRKKKRELVERTFTPLDWYLQGKYDNAEFVYIAHDAEAWEVERDEFFGIRSGGGTRISSAYEVAAQRLEEGYPWSDWNRYVFAAGDSENSSNDTEERVIPMMEEIPANLHAYVETQPSGNAINATHAEEVERHFRGADDVAVTYVSSPADVVDAIYEILSTEEEDQ; encoded by the coding sequence ATGGGACTGAGAGACGACCTCGAACGCTACCGGGAGGTGGGCGAGAACCGCCGGCAGGACCTCGCCGAGTTCATCCAGTACGGCGACCTCGGCCAGAGCCGCCAGGACTCCGTGCAGATCCCGATCAAGATCGTGGACCTGCCGGAGTTCGCCTACGACCAGCGCGACATGGGCGGCGTCGGCCAGGGCCAGGGCGGCCAGCCCGAACCCGGCCAGCCCGTCGGCGACCCCGAGCCCGGCGACGGCGACGAGGACGGCGACCCCGGCGAGGAGGGCGCCGACCACGAGTACTACGAGATGGACCCCGAGGAGTTCGCTCAGGAACTGGACGAGCAGCTCGGGCTCGACCTCGACCCGAAGGGCAAGACGGTCGTCGAGGAGACGGAGGGCGACTTCACGGACATCACCCGGACCGGTCCCTCCTCGACGCTTGACTTCGAGCGCCTGTTCAAGCAGGGGCTCAAGCGCAAGCTGGCGATGGACTTCGACCGGGACTACGTCCGCGAGGCGCTGAAGGTCGACGGCTGGGGCCCCACCAGCGTCTTCGAGTGGGCCCGCGACGAGTCCATCCCCGTCTCGAAGCCGTGGCTCGACGAGGCCTACGAGGAGATCCCCCGCGACGAGCGCGCCGAGTGGGACAGCATCGAGGAGATGGAGGCCAACGTCGACCGCGTCGACACCGCCGCGCGGATCCGCCGGGAGGGCGTCGACCAGATCCCCTTCCGCCGCGAGGACGAGCGCTACCGCTACCCCGAGATCGTCGAGGAACGGGAGAAGAACGTCGTCGTGGTCAACATCCGCGACGTCTCGGGGTCGATGCGCAAGAAGAAGCGCGAGCTGGTCGAGCGGACGTTCACGCCGCTGGACTGGTACCTCCAGGGCAAGTACGACAACGCCGAGTTCGTCTACATCGCCCACGACGCGGAGGCCTGGGAGGTCGAGCGCGACGAGTTCTTCGGCATCCGCTCCGGCGGCGGGACGCGCATCTCCAGCGCCTACGAGGTGGCCGCCCAGCGGCTGGAGGAGGGGTATCCCTGGAGCGACTGGAACCGCTACGTCTTCGCCGCGGGCGACTCGGAGAATTCCAGCAACGACACCGAGGAGCGGGTCATCCCCATGATGGAGGAGATCCCCGCGAACCTCCACGCCTACGTGGAGACCCAGCCCTCCGGCAACGCGATCAACGCGACCCACGCCGAGGAGGTCGAGCGGCACTTCCGCGGGGCCGACGACGTGGCCGTCACCTACGTCTCCAGCCCGGCGGACGTCGTCGACGCCATCTACGAGATCCTCAGCACCGAGGAGGAAGACCAATGA
- a CDS encoding DUF7521 family protein → MTGFTSAVGLAAGAAATGSALVGLYIGGHAYRGLRRNDDPSMRYLSAGMIILFGVTYVAALVGQGLITFRVVPIRYQNVFRLVVRVLQLTGLVTIAYSLRVATRE, encoded by the coding sequence ATGACGGGGTTCACCTCGGCCGTCGGCCTCGCGGCCGGCGCCGCGGCGACCGGGTCGGCCCTCGTCGGCCTCTACATCGGCGGCCACGCCTACCGCGGCCTGCGCCGCAACGACGACCCCTCCATGCGGTACCTCTCGGCCGGGATGATCATCCTGTTCGGCGTGACCTACGTCGCGGCGCTCGTCGGCCAGGGGCTGATCACCTTCCGGGTCGTCCCGATCCGGTACCAGAACGTGTTCCGCCTCGTGGTCCGGGTCCTCCAACTGACCGGGCTGGTCACCATCGCGTACTCGCTGCGCGTCGCGACCCGGGAGTGA
- a CDS encoding SpoVR family protein, which yields MSTDDHVRKQRIADGLQEPVDEAANLAERLGLSPYPVNYWIVDYDEMNELIAYGGFQQRYPHWRWGMKYDRQRKQGQFLGGKAFEIVNNDDPAHAFLQESNELADQKAVITHVEAHADFFANNEWFGLFTDRGVERGDGRGWGPDASAMLARHAETIEEYMQDPEIDRSEVEKWIDHVLCLEDNIDQHQPYVRVQVDGEERRSDEELADVADQLEDLELSEEVRHQVFDDEWLDDQREDDETVTFPEEPEKDLLAFLRKHGRQYDDEAGKAVELEDWQREILEILRRESYYFAPQKMTKVMNEGWAAYWESMMMGEENFAGDDEFLLYAEHQARVLGSPGLNPYKLGKELWEYVENSVNRREVVERLLRVEGITWRNFQDVIDFERVQELLEPEPWLVDVPGHLDELDPDDPRVDAETLSAAQEGDIDIERYPWKVLTYEGMVERHYSLVKPQYRGFVSRITQNELERISRYMFDDARYDSVEDAVADVDYARGWDRMREIRESHNDVTFLDEFLTQEFVDEHNYFTYEYTRAADEYRATSTDAADVKKKLLLQFTNFGKPTITVADGNYRNRNELLLTHQYNGVVLDMEQAKDTLERVFQLWGRPVNLLTIDKEYDEHDVEVARRRDREPEPEEVGKRLRYDGEAVTVEQVDWSAVEHLAADDVDYDTKPDEWLA from the coding sequence ATGAGCACCGACGATCACGTCCGCAAACAGCGGATCGCCGACGGACTGCAAGAGCCGGTCGACGAGGCCGCGAACCTGGCCGAGCGGCTCGGCCTGTCGCCGTACCCGGTCAACTACTGGATCGTCGACTACGACGAGATGAACGAGCTGATCGCCTACGGCGGGTTCCAGCAGCGCTACCCGCACTGGCGCTGGGGGATGAAGTACGACCGCCAGCGCAAGCAGGGCCAGTTCCTCGGCGGCAAGGCCTTCGAGATCGTCAACAACGACGACCCCGCCCACGCCTTCCTCCAGGAGTCCAACGAACTGGCGGACCAGAAGGCCGTGATCACCCACGTCGAGGCCCACGCCGACTTCTTCGCCAACAACGAGTGGTTCGGCCTGTTCACCGACCGCGGCGTCGAGCGGGGCGACGGCCGCGGCTGGGGCCCCGACGCCTCCGCGATGCTCGCGCGCCACGCCGAGACCATCGAGGAGTACATGCAGGACCCGGAGATCGACCGCAGCGAGGTCGAGAAGTGGATCGACCACGTCCTCTGTCTGGAGGACAACATCGACCAGCACCAGCCGTACGTCCGGGTGCAGGTCGACGGCGAGGAGCGCCGCTCCGACGAGGAGCTGGCCGACGTCGCCGACCAGCTCGAGGACCTGGAGCTGTCCGAGGAGGTCCGCCACCAGGTGTTCGACGACGAGTGGCTCGACGACCAGCGCGAGGACGACGAGACCGTCACCTTCCCCGAGGAGCCGGAGAAGGACCTGCTGGCCTTCCTCCGCAAGCACGGCCGCCAGTACGACGACGAGGCGGGCAAGGCCGTCGAACTGGAGGACTGGCAGCGGGAGATCCTCGAGATCCTCCGCCGGGAGTCGTACTACTTCGCCCCCCAGAAGATGACGAAGGTGATGAACGAGGGGTGGGCCGCCTACTGGGAGTCGATGATGATGGGCGAGGAGAACTTCGCCGGCGACGACGAGTTCCTCCTCTACGCCGAGCACCAGGCCCGGGTGCTGGGCTCGCCCGGCCTCAACCCCTACAAGCTCGGCAAGGAGCTGTGGGAGTACGTCGAGAACTCCGTCAACCGCCGCGAGGTCGTCGAGCGGCTCCTGCGCGTCGAGGGCATCACCTGGCGCAACTTCCAGGACGTGATCGACTTCGAGCGCGTCCAGGAGCTGCTCGAACCCGAGCCGTGGCTGGTGGACGTCCCCGGCCACCTGGACGAACTCGATCCGGACGACCCGCGGGTGGACGCGGAGACGCTCTCGGCCGCGCAAGAGGGAGATATCGACATCGAGCGGTACCCATGGAAGGTGCTGACCTACGAGGGCATGGTCGAGCGGCACTACTCGCTGGTCAAGCCCCAGTACCGCGGGTTCGTCTCCCGGATCACCCAGAACGAACTGGAGCGGATCTCGCGGTACATGTTCGACGACGCCCGCTACGACTCGGTCGAGGACGCGGTCGCCGACGTCGACTACGCCCGCGGCTGGGACCGGATGCGGGAGATCCGCGAGAGCCACAACGACGTCACCTTCCTCGACGAGTTCCTCACCCAGGAGTTCGTCGACGAGCACAACTACTTCACCTACGAGTACACCCGCGCGGCCGACGAGTACCGCGCCACCTCGACGGACGCCGCCGACGTCAAGAAGAAGCTCCTGTTGCAGTTCACCAACTTCGGCAAGCCCACCATCACCGTCGCGGACGGCAACTACCGCAACCGCAACGAGCTACTGCTGACCCACCAGTACAACGGCGTCGTGCTGGACATGGAGCAGGCGAAGGACACGCTCGAGCGCGTCTTCCAGCTGTGGGGCCGGCCCGTCAACCTCCTGACCATCGACAAGGAGTACGACGAGCACGACGTCGAGGTCGCCCGCCGGCGCGACCGCGAGCCAGAGCCCGAGGAGGTCGGCAAGCGACTGCGCTACGACGGCGAAGCGGTCACGGTCGAGCAGGTCGACTGGTCCGCCGTCGAGCACCTCGCGGCCGACGACGTCGACTACGACACCAAGCCCGACGAGTGGCTCGCCTGA
- a CDS encoding secondary thiamine-phosphate synthase enzyme YjbQ: protein MPTFTVETDRRLQVVDVTDRVREALPDDAEGTATVFSRHTTAGVAVNEAESRLLGDYEAMLADLVPDEGWDHDELDGNADSHLRSLLVGASETVPVDDGDLALGTWQSVLLVECDGPRTRTVEVRA, encoded by the coding sequence ATGCCCACGTTCACTGTCGAGACGGATCGCCGGCTCCAGGTCGTCGACGTGACCGATCGGGTGCGCGAGGCGCTCCCCGACGACGCCGAGGGAACGGCGACCGTCTTCTCCCGGCACACGACCGCCGGCGTCGCCGTCAACGAGGCCGAGTCGCGCCTGCTGGGCGACTACGAGGCGATGCTCGCCGACCTCGTGCCCGACGAGGGGTGGGACCACGACGAGCTGGACGGCAACGCGGACTCCCACCTGCGCTCGCTGCTCGTGGGCGCGAGCGAGACGGTGCCCGTCGACGACGGCGACCTGGCGCTCGGCACGTGGCAGTCGGTCCTGCTCGTCGAGTGCGACGGCCCGCGGACCCGGACGGTCGAGGTGCGGGCCTGA
- a CDS encoding winged helix-turn-helix domain-containing protein, whose protein sequence is MTEDAVSEDADLADVVGLLDDEHVRSILVATSAEPLSAKELGERCDVSVSSIYRRVDELRDIDLLEERTRPRSDGHHETVYVSALDRFELTIRDGDLDWTVDRAGDDVADELSRMWGNF, encoded by the coding sequence ATGACAGAGGACGCTGTGAGCGAGGACGCCGACCTGGCCGACGTCGTCGGACTGCTGGACGACGAGCACGTCCGGTCCATCCTCGTCGCGACGAGCGCGGAACCGCTGTCGGCGAAGGAACTGGGCGAGCGCTGCGACGTCTCGGTGTCGTCCATCTACCGCCGGGTCGACGAACTGCGCGATATCGACCTCCTCGAGGAGCGCACACGGCCCCGCAGCGACGGCCACCACGAGACCGTCTACGTCTCCGCGCTCGACCGGTTCGAGCTGACCATCCGGGACGGCGACCTGGACTGGACGGTCGACCGGGCCGGCGACGACGTCGCCGACGAGCTGTCCAGAATGTGGGGGAACTTCTGA
- a CDS encoding EamA family transporter: MSATSIGLGLAALAAVALAVQSLAVRLGTRTRTVTDVVAVIFAINLAVLVPATAVVYGGDLGLTPTATAAFAAGGILGSLLARYALFVGIERLGASRAEPLKSTFPLVAVIGAVVWLRESLTPSLVAGVALLVGGAVAVSWDARASSATAAGRRALADLRFPLAAALLLGIDPVFTAVGLGAGTPSVVGVTVRVLAAAAAFGLYLAWRRLRGGRRLRVGRNRWLVLAGLANTLYLGAYLAALDRAPVSVVAPILGASPLLVLVGSALFVQSEERVTPRLGAAVAVLVAGVVLVLRG; encoded by the coding sequence ATGTCGGCGACGTCGATCGGACTCGGGCTCGCGGCGCTCGCAGCGGTCGCGCTGGCGGTCCAGAGCCTCGCGGTCCGGCTGGGCACGCGGACGCGCACGGTCACCGACGTCGTGGCCGTCATCTTCGCGATCAACCTGGCGGTGCTGGTGCCCGCCACGGCGGTCGTCTACGGCGGCGACCTCGGGCTCACGCCGACCGCGACCGCCGCCTTCGCCGCCGGTGGGATCCTGGGATCGCTGCTGGCCCGGTACGCCCTCTTCGTCGGGATCGAACGGCTGGGCGCGAGCAGGGCGGAGCCGCTGAAGTCGACGTTCCCGCTCGTGGCCGTCATCGGCGCCGTCGTCTGGCTCCGGGAGTCGCTGACGCCGTCGCTGGTCGCCGGCGTCGCCCTCCTCGTCGGCGGCGCGGTCGCGGTGTCCTGGGACGCCCGCGCGAGTTCCGCCACCGCGGCCGGGCGCCGGGCGCTGGCCGACCTCCGCTTCCCGCTGGCCGCGGCCCTGCTGCTGGGGATCGACCCCGTCTTCACCGCGGTCGGGCTCGGAGCGGGGACGCCGTCGGTCGTCGGGGTAACCGTCCGCGTCCTCGCGGCGGCCGCCGCGTTCGGGCTGTACCTCGCCTGGCGCCGGCTCCGCGGCGGGCGACGCCTCCGGGTCGGGCGGAACCGGTGGCTCGTCCTCGCCGGACTCGCCAACACGCTGTACCTCGGGGCGTACCTCGCGGCGCTCGACCGGGCGCCCGTCTCCGTGGTCGCGCCGATTCTCGGGGCGAGCCCGCTGCTCGTCCTCGTCGGATCGGCCCTCTTCGTCCAGAGCGAGGAGCGGGTGACCCCCCGGCTGGGCGCGGCGGTCGCCGTGCTCGTCGCGGGCGTCGTGCTCGTCCTGCGAGGGTGA